GCCGAGCAGCCCCGCCATCGTCAGCGAAGCGTAGAGCGGCACGCCGAGAAGCATCAGCGCAAAAAACGCCGCCAACAGAAGGAAGCCGCTCATCGGCTTTCATCCCCGCTTTCGGAGCCGTGCCGGCACTTGCAGAGAACGACGATCATCAGCATGGCCATGCCGAGGGGCACCGCCATCAGCGGCACCGCCTTGGGCACGCCCAGCGCCATGGTCTTCATCCTCCACCCGCCCATCACGTTTTGAGCGCCGAACCAGACCATCACGCCGAGGACCGCAGCCTGGACCGCCGCCGACAGAAGACGGCAAAACGTCCTGCCGCGCGGCGGCAGCGCGTTCGCCACGAAATCGATCGACATCTGGTCGCCGTTGAGAGAAGCCGCCGCCGCGCCGATCAGCGCCATCCACACCAGCGAAAAACGCGCCAGCTCCTCCGTCCAGATGGGGCGGCATGATAAAAATAGCGCAGCACCACGCCCATGACGATGTCGCCGATGTTGATCAGCAGCAGCACCCCGCCGAACCAGAGGCTGAGGAGCCCCACCCAACGGCTCAGCCGTTCGAGAAAATCCATGCGCTGCCGGGCCTCACTTCGCGGAGGCTTTTTCGTTGGCCGCCTTGGCGTCGCGCAGGGCCGCTTCGAGCCATTCGGCGGAGACCTTGCTCTTCAGCCACTCGATGTACGCGGGCTGGCCGATGCCGCGGAACTGCTCCATCTCCTCCGGCGTGGGCGCGTAGACCTGCATGCCCAGCTGACGGCATTTTTCCACCTGCTGGGAATCTTCGGCTTCGATGCGAGCGCGGGTGAGGCGGTTGGCCTCCTTCGCCGCTTCGAGGATGACGGCGCGCTCCTCGTCGCTGAAGCTGTCGAACAGGTCGCCGTTCATGACCAGGAATTGGTCGGAGTACTGGATGTTCGCCAGCGTCATGTACTTCTGCACTTCCGTCAGGCTGCCCAGCAGCACGTAGAAGGCCGGGTTCATCTGCCCGTCGACGACGCCCGTCTTCAGCGCCATGTAGAGTTCGCCCCAGGGGATAGGCGTGCCGCTGGCGCCGAACGCCTTGAAGATCGCCACCTGCCCCTCGTCCATGCCGCGGAACTTCAGGCCGGGGAAATCGGCGGGGCTGCGGATCTCGCGCTTGGAGTTGGTGAAGGCGAGGAAGCCGCCTTCCTCCACCGCTTCGATCAGCACGCAGCCCGTGCGCTCGCGGAACAGCTTTTTCAAATTGGCCCAGTATTCGCTCTCGTCGAAGAAAACGTGCGCCGCCTCGTAGCTGTTGAACATGAACGGCACCGACGAGGGATACAGCTCCGGCAGCACCGTGCCCATGGCGGCGAACGAGGAGACGTCGGCCACCGGCTGATTCAACCCGTCCTTCATCATCAGCTCCATGCGCTGCTCTTCGCTGCCCAGCTGCTCGTCGGGGTACAGTTCGAACGTGATGTTCCCCTGCGTGCGCTCCGTGACGCGCGAAACGAATTCCTTGACGAAGTAATGCACCACGTTGTTCTCGACGTTCGCCGGTCCGATGTGCGACATCTTCACGACCGTCGCCGCGCCCGCCGCGCCGCTCAGCCCCAGCGCCAGCGCACAGGCCAGCGCTATTTTCCCGATAACGGTTCTTTTCATTATCCCATACCTCTCAGCTTGAATTTTCCAATCAAATACTTCCGACATTTTATCCCAAAGGACGCAAAAAAGACAGCGCTCCCGCAAGAAACAATCTTTCTCAAGCGCGCGCCAATCCTTCGCGGCGCTATTTCAAGTCCGCCGGGAGCGCGATCTTCTCGATCCGGTAATTTCTCCCGTCGACGCGCATCATCGCGAAGGAAAGTTCCAGGCCGAAACGCCGCCGTCCGCAGCTGCCGGGGTTCAACCACAGCACGCCGCCGCGCAGCGCCTCGCAATAGCGGTGCGAGTGTCCGAAGATCACCGCGTCCACATCGTCCAGGTCCGTCGGCACGTCGGCAAGACGGTGCGCCATGAAAAAATTCAGCCCTTCGATCCGAAAGCGCAGCGACAACGGCAGACGGCGCGCCAGCTCCCAGTCGTTGTTCCCCTGCACCGCGTACAGCGGCGCCAGTTCCCCCAGCCAGTCGAGCGTGTCCTCGTCGTCGAAATCGCCGGCGTGGACGATGCAGTCGCAGCGTTTCAGTCGCTCCAGTACCTGCGGGCGCAGCAGCCCGTGCGTATCGGAAATAATCGCGGCAAGCGCCGCCATGCTCTCACCTTCTCCGAAAAATCTCGTCATATTATAAAGCAAAGCGCCCGCCTTTTCGCGCCCGACCTCATCGCCGAAAGTCCGTCCTTCAGATCGAGGTAAAATTTCTATGTGCTTATCCTTGTCACGAAATTCATTTGCATTATAGCACTTCTTTAAAATTTAAATATATCACTAACACATGTTAGAAAGGAGTCCCCATGGAAATGCAGAGCTGAATTCTTGAAACGGCTCGTCGGCGCGGCCGAGCCCGTCGCAAACCCGGAAAAGGAACTGACGGAGATCGACTCGCGCTTCGGCGACGCCGATGATGAAGATCAACGATGGCGATCTCATCGTCTTTGTTCATGCCGAGACATGGATCCCCGGGAACATCGCCATTGTCCGGCCCGATAGAAAACTGGAGTGTTCAGGAGTAAAAACGGCTGTATTCTAGGTCACAGAACAAAGATCATGCCGATATCGAGGTCAGCGAAGACAATGATTTTTCGGGAGTCAGCCGCACCGTGAGGATCATCGCCGACCGCGATCCGAAACCGGTTTTACAACAAGAAAAAAGAAAGGGCGAGGCCGCATGAAAAAGATATTGATTTTCTTTTCTGTTCTCAGTGTCATCTTCTGGCTAGTGCTTTTGCACGAGAAAAAAACTTCGCAAGAAATCGAAGAAAAATGGACAAGGATCAATAAAAATCCGGTAGTAAAAGTGTTCAATAACATGATCAATAACGCGACTCTTGCAGATCGCGAAAAGGTTGTTAATGCCGATAAACTTCTTTTAACCTATGTCATTACAAAGCAGTTTAAACAAAATTTTAATAATATCTATGAAGTTGAGTTTTTGATAGCTTCTCTCAACGTATCACCTTGAATTTTACTATCAACAATAGTAATATCATTAATAGTAAAAAATGGAGGTGTCGCTATGTCATCAATAGATTTAGTTATACTCGGTATCGTATTGGAAAAACCGCAAAGCGCCTATGATATTCAAAAAGATGTGGAGTACCACCATTTTTCCCGTTGGACGAAAATAAGCGTGCCTTCCATTTATCGAAAGGTACTCCAGTTGAGCGAGAAAGGTTATCTGCAAAGCGATATCGTTAAAGGCGATAAGTTTGCGGATAAGGTAATCTATTCCATCACCGATAAGGGCAGAGCATATTTCAAGGAATTGATGGCTTCTTGCGCCGCGGGCTCGGTGCCCCTGTTATTCGATTTCAATGTAGTCATTACCAATCTGAACAAAATGGATAAAGCTGAAGCAATGGAGCTGCTTTCTACTTTGCGCCAGAGCATACAGTCCTCCACTGAATTAATTGAGGGATATGCTCAGGAATTTTCAGACATTCCTTTGCTGGGAAGAACGATTTTCGAGCAGCAGCGGCTCCTCTATCGCGCCCTTCTGGAATGGCTGGATCACTTTGAAGGGCGGTTTTTACAAGAATGAGCGTAGGCCCTCAAAGCAGCTTAACCATCCTGTTTGAAGCTCCATTTTGGATCGCCATATATGAAAGAACTGATAACGGCAAGTATGAGGTATGCAAAATCACTTTTGGATCAGAACCCAAAGATTATGAGGTCTATGAGTTTCTGCTGAAGTATCGGCACAAGCTGAAATTCAGCCCACCGCTCCAGGCCGAAGCAGCCATAGAACGGAAAATCAATCCCAAACGTATGCAGCGTGAAATTCATAGTCAACTGCAAGATAAGGGCATTGGCACAAAGGCGCAGCAGGCGTTAAAACTCCAGCATGAGCAATGCAAGCTGGAAAGGAAAACAAAGAGCCGAGAGCGGAAAGAAGCAGAGAAAGATCGCCAGTTTGCGACACGGCAGGAAAAGAAGAAAGCCAAACATAGAGGAAGATGACATGAGGATAGAATGGATTTTATGCCCCTTTTGCGGCAATAAAACGCGATTAAAAATCCGTGATGATACAGTCCTTGAAAATTTTCCGCTGTATTGTCCCAAATGTAAACACGAAACCTTGATCGCGGTACAACAACTGAATCTATCAATTATCCAAGAGCCGGACGCACAGACGCGGAGCCGATAACACAAAGGGAAACCTCGGATGTTATCGGCTCTGTTTTCTTGATATTCTCTATGATCTGCCAAGCGGCAGAAAAAAACGCCGCAAGGCAGACGGCTTTCTGCGCTCAAAAATAGTTTCTTCACGGCGGTTCAATTCGAGCCGCCGTTTTTCTTTGCTCCGACAACTTACACGGCGGCATAGAAGGAAGATGCCGCCATGTTGCGCCGGATTCTATCCCAGCCTGATCTGACGAGAGCTAGCTGCTCAAAAAGCCCATCCCCGTCGGCGGACAGTTTTGGCCATGAATATGAACTATACCATGTAAATAAACTTCATATTGCATACCATCGCGCCCGGCGGGGTTGCGACCCGCCGGGCGCTTTTTGTCGTTTCCTATGGCTGAGATGGCTGGCGGTTGCTTTTTCTGGATTTTTTTCAAATCAGCGACCTGACCATGGTCGACCAGCAGGTGCGCAGCGTCACCTACGCCTCGTTCGAGACGTTCATCTTCGTCGCCGTGATCTATCTGGTGCTGACCAGCGTTACCTCGGGCGCGCTGCGGCTGAACGTCATCGACACGCTGATCCTCCCGGCCCCGCTGGCCGTCAAAACGCTGGAACTCGTCGGCTGACGGCCGGACACTTCGACGCAAAATCGCCCTCAAAGCCTTTGCAATAAAGGTTTCGAGGGCGATTTTCAATCGATCTTGAATCAAGCCGAATCGTTATCATTTGGCGGCCCCGGCGCGACTCGAACGCGCGACCTACTGCTTAGGAGTTCGTCCGGAACGATGTTGTAGTGTGATGGGAAATGTCTGGGAATCCGCTCCAGTGCTGACTTTTTCGCAAGTGCGAAGTCCATCTGATACCGTCTTGTGATAACTAGGGCTTGTTTAAAAAACGTCAAAGTTGCCTAAATCGATCCAATCGCTTAAACTTTTCTCATGGAAGAGAGAAGATATGAACTGACCTCCAGCGAGTGGAATCGAATCAAGAGAATGCTGCCGCCCGAACACCCGAAATCAGGTCAACGTGGACGCCCGGCAAAATACGATAACCGCAGGATCATCAATGGGATTCTGTGGCTTGCCAGAAGTGGAGCGCCATGGAGAGATCTTCCGGAGCGTTACGGCAAATGGCAGGCAGTTTACGCACGTTTCAGGCTGTGGAAACAGCGGGGAATATTCGAGGCGATCTTTGCCGCCCTAAGCGCTGATGCCGACATGGAAAATCTCTCTATCGACTCCACGTCCTGCAAAGTACATCAAAGTGCCAACGGGAGAGGGAAAACCCCGGAAGGGGGAAAAAAGGGGCTCAAGCGATTGGCATGTCCAGAGGCGGCAAGAATACGAAAATTCATGCGATAGTAGATGGTTTAGGCAATCCGCTGGCGCTCCTGCTCAGTCCCGGCAATGACCACGATTCCCGCCATGCCGTGTCCTTGCTCGGGCAAGCGGAAATCAGAGGGAGCAACGTCATCGGCGATAAGGCTTACGGTTCGCAAGCCATCAGAGAGTACATTACTTCTCGGGAGGGAAGTTACACTATCCCGCCGAAGAGCGATAATCCCGAACCGTGGTTTATAGATGAGCATGTTTACAAGGAACGACACTTGGTTGAATGTTTCTTTCAGAAAATCAAATGGTTCCGTAGAATTTTCACCCGCTATGACAAACTTGACGCTTCGTTTTCGCTTTTGTTCTTGTCGCTGCCAGTGTTATTTTATTGAAATAATACAAGCTGAAATGTTTTTTAAACAAGCCCTAATATCAGCAAGTTTTTCACCGTCCCGTTTGCACCTTTGTTAGCAGAGCTCTGAAAAAAGTTTGACGGTCGCTTTTCCCTTTTGTATCGCCCAATGATAGGAAGTTTGCTCCGGTGATATGTAATCTTTTCTTGTAAAACGCACAACTATCATTTATCCATAATCACTCTTCATCATCAAGCTTCTCTTCTGGAACAATCCTTGTCTCCTCATACCAATCAACCGGCACAAGTTTTTTGCCTGTATTCTTCCAGTCTTCTATGGTTTCTTCTCTGAAATCATCGTTATCCAACCGGGCATGGTCAACTACAATAACCTGCATTTTTCCATTCAGCTCGGCAACACGATTTCTAATGAATGCAAAAATCTTTGTTACTGCTTGGACATCCATGTCTTCATCCGCAGTAGATCCTTCCGGGAAATACACCTGAGAAGGCTGATCTAAGAACAAGAAATTTGGAACAGGCCGATTATTGTTTATAAAATACTTGTGAAGACCAAACATAGTAATCAAATGAGATCCCAGCCAGTTTGATCCACTCCCCATTTCCTTCAGAGGAATAGGTCTTCCATGATCAACAACGACCGTTACTCTGCCCATATCCAACCTATACGGAGATCCTGCATATTCCATCTCCAGCTCACTCGCCCAGGTAGTCATATCATTTTGAATTACTGAAAGGGCAGAGGAAACCCGATCTTTAACAGAATCATTACTTAGAATAGCATCAATCTCTGCGATCCTATCCTTCAATATCTTTATTTTCTTTTTCACATCAGTTGTATCGTCAGCCAATTGAACGTTTTCAAGCCAATAGCTAATACGACCAAAGACTTTGGCGCGCCTATCATTCAAATCACGAATACGTTCCGCATCCTCCATTTGAATGTATGTTCCCTCTATCTCGGCTCTGATTACCGCTATTTCGTCCTTTATGCCACTTGTTTTTACTTCCTGCTGATCTATATATCGTCTTAACTGTGGCCGTTCCTTTTCAACACGACTAATTGACTGATCAAGCGATCTTATTGACTCTTTAAGCTTTGTAACTCCAGGTGGTTCAGGGTCGAAATCGCCAGAACAAAGTGGACATTTTCCGGGGTTGAAATCAAGTTTTTCAAATAGCCCAATTGACTCTAACCTGACTTTCTGATGCGCCAGTTCACCCCTAAAACCAGATGCATCTGCCAAATAAGAACGCGCCTCACTTATGCTATCCTGAAGGTCACTAAGTTCATCTTCTTTTTCCTTTAATTGTGTTTGAAGGGTGGAAAGGAGATCCATTGAACCTGTAGGCACACTCTGCGTTACTAAGCGAATCTGTTTGAGAGCTTCATAAAGGGCAGTGAAATCAGTTTTATCAATATCATCAATATCCCGAATCAAACCCACTGCTTCTGCTTCAACTAACAAAGCTATTGCCTTCTCTGAACCAGTCCCGCTGATAGCCTCTAATTCTGCTAGTTGTCTTGTTAAAATCCTCAGTTCTCGATCCTTAGTGCGTTTTTCCGTAGCCAACAAAACTGCCTCTTCATTAACAGCACCAAGAAAATATGGCAAGGTATCCCTAATTGCATTAGTGATAGGCAAACCTTCACTTTGCCTATGAAATAAATGGTTTCTGGCTGTAACTTCATCTTGACTCTGGAAGCAGCAGAATAACGAGTGTCTAATGTTAGCTTCCAGCGGATCACGACTTTCATCATCTTCCGGTATATGGATATTTTCTGAAATTCCAATCTGCTTTGTAAGAAGCTTCTCGATACCTTCGACATTTGTATTTGATGAAAAATCCGCTTTTTCCGGAGAGCTTATATCTGTTCCCAATTCATAGTAACAAAACGATGTAGATTGCCTGCCTGGATCGGGATTTTTTCGTGCCACAAATATTCTATTCGTGTTAAATTGAATAAGCAAACCATACCAGACTACATTATCACGAACAACGCCAACAGCAATGTTACAACTACTTCCACCCATGCAATATTCAATGATATCGCCAACAGCAGACTTTCCTGCTTTTGATTCACCTGGTATGATATTCACTTTTCCCGGGTTGAATGACAGTGTGCGCTTTTGTCCGTTCTTCCCATATAGAACCAATTCCAAGATCTGCATCACGGTCTCACCCCCAAACATGTATATATTATTTCAACTTTTCCCGCACCCGCAAACCATCGTCCTACATGTTCGGCTTTTTGCAAGCACTCCGCCACTTCGGGGTCTATGTGCTTCGTTTTGCTGAGTGCTCCAGCAGTTAACACTTTGGATAATTCACCGCTGTCATTCAACCTAATATAGCCAGCCTGCATCATAAATTCGACGGCTTCATTTGTAATTTCCACTAAATCCCTGACACGTTTCCCCAAATTATAAATTAATTCCTGATGCTTCTGAACCCAATTAGTTAGCTGCGTTCGGCTACTTATCTCTGTTCGTATCTGTCGTGGTAAAACCAAAGGCAAAACCAAATAGATAAGTGGAAAAGGAAAATCTCTTTTTGTGTTTTTTTGATATTCAGATATAGTTCCGTAAATCACTCTCCCACAAAATGCAGGGTTGAAGAGATTCTTTACTTCGTCCGGCCTATAATCCCACGCTCTCATTGTTCGTTGACTCCTTCCAGAAGATGCTTAAGCTTTTCAAAGAAATCTACATGCCAACCAACAATTAAGTTGTTTGCGAGTCGATGATACGTTCCCTGCATAACGTAAGAAGCATCAACACGAGATCGAATTCGAATATCATAATCCATTACTCTACGGTATAACTCTTTACCTGCTTTTATTTTCTCCTGCTCTGTGGGATTCTCATAGTCTTTCAGCTCCTCCTCCATATCTGCAAATGCATGTTCCCACGCATCTTTCAACCGATGTTCGTATGTGTCCAATTCATTGGTAAATACAAGTCCCTGCCGAAGCCAACTTGAACGCTGCATTGATGCTTTATAATAGTCCTGAAGAGCCATACGCAGCGACCTACTTTTATATTGAAGAAGCCGAAGCTGTTCCAGAAATATTCTATCTTTTGGATCCAATTCTGCTTCTTCAATTTCATCCAAATCCCAAAATTCGATAGGTAGATTGTCATCACCATACTGCCTTGTTATCTCATAAATCTTAGAATGTAGCTGCCTTTGGGTTGTTATAGTGGGGTCAACTGAGGACAAGGCTTGAACAGATTCCCGAAACCACCACCCTTCAATACGCTCGGTAGCCATTGAAACATGTTCCGGCTTACAAGAATATCTCATCTGTTTCTGGATGTCTTTTTCAACATTCACAATAT
This sequence is a window from Pyramidobacter sp. YE332. Protein-coding genes within it:
- a CDS encoding TRAP transporter small permease subunit, which gives rise to MALIGAAAASLNGDQMSIDFVANALPPRGRTFCRLLSAAVQAAVLGVMVWFGAQNVMGGWRMKTMALGVPKAVPLMAVPLGMAMLMIVVLCKCRHGSESGDESR
- a CDS encoding DUF3732 domain-containing protein; translation: MQILELVLYGKNGQKRTLSFNPGKVNIIPGESKAGKSAVGDIIEYCMGGSSCNIAVGVVRDNVVWYGLLIQFNTNRIFVARKNPDPGRQSTSFCYYELGTDISSPEKADFSSNTNVEGIEKLLTKQIGISENIHIPEDDESRDPLEANIRHSLFCCFQSQDEVTARNHLFHRQSEGLPITNAIRDTLPYFLGAVNEEAVLLATEKRTKDRELRILTRQLAELEAISGTGSEKAIALLVEAEAVGLIRDIDDIDKTDFTALYEALKQIRLVTQSVPTGSMDLLSTLQTQLKEKEDELSDLQDSISEARSYLADASGFRGELAHQKVRLESIGLFEKLDFNPGKCPLCSGDFDPEPPGVTKLKESIRSLDQSISRVEKERPQLRRYIDQQEVKTSGIKDEIAVIRAEIEGTYIQMEDAERIRDLNDRRAKVFGRISYWLENVQLADDTTDVKKKIKILKDRIAEIDAILSNDSVKDRVSSALSVIQNDMTTWASELEMEYAGSPYRLDMGRVTVVVDHGRPIPLKEMGSGSNWLGSHLITMFGLHKYFINNNRPVPNFLFLDQPSQVYFPEGSTADEDMDVQAVTKIFAFIRNRVAELNGKMQVIVVDHARLDNDDFREETIEDWKNTGKKLVPVDWYEETRIVPEEKLDDEE
- a CDS encoding cysteine-rich KTR domain-containing protein; protein product: MRIEWILCPFCGNKTRLKIRDDTVLENFPLYCPKCKHETLIAVQQLNLSIIQEPDAQTRSR
- a CDS encoding YjdF family protein; the protein is MSVGPQSSLTILFEAPFWIAIYERTDNGKYEVCKITFGSEPKDYEVYEFLLKYRHKLKFSPPLQAEAAIERKINPKRMQREIHSQLQDKGIGTKAQQALKLQHEQCKLERKTKSRERKEAEKDRQFATRQEKKKAKHRGR
- a CDS encoding ABC-three component system protein, giving the protein MVSHNTSGQMLGYLYQVRYALNLLMSSDDPSYQISIEKFDDIAFDKEGTPVQLIQAKHHTTPASLTDVSTDLWRTLNVWFDAISADFSLLDHTDFVIITTAGVPDNSAAEAIQNQKYQKAYDRLNTVAEDSTNKTNAKFYNKFRQTDKNILMNLVKRIKIISSASDIVNVEKDIQKQMRYSCKPEHVSMATERIEGWWFRESVQALSSVDPTITTQRQLHSKIYEITRQYGDDNLPIEFWDLDEIEEAELDPKDRIFLEQLRLLQYKSRSLRMALQDYYKASMQRSSWLRQGLVFTNELDTYEHRLKDAWEHAFADMEEELKDYENPTEQEKIKAGKELYRRVMDYDIRIRSRVDASYVMQGTYHRLANNLIVGWHVDFFEKLKHLLEGVNEQ
- the dctP gene encoding TRAP transporter substrate-binding protein DctP; this encodes MKRTVIGKIALACALALGLSGAAGAATVVKMSHIGPANVENNVVHYFVKEFVSRVTERTQGNITFELYPDEQLGSEEQRMELMMKDGLNQPVADVSSFAAMGTVLPELYPSSVPFMFNSYEAAHVFFDESEYWANLKKLFRERTGCVLIEAVEEGGFLAFTNSKREIRSPADFPGLKFRGMDEGQVAIFKAFGASGTPIPWGELYMALKTGVVDGQMNPAFYVLLGSLTEVQKYMTLANIQYSDQFLVMNGDLFDSFSDEERAVILEAAKEANRLTRARIEAEDSQQVEKCRQLGMQVYAPTPEEMEQFRGIGQPAYIEWLKSKVSAEWLEAALRDAKAANEKASAK
- a CDS encoding three component ABC system middle component, whose translation is MRAWDYRPDEVKNLFNPAFCGRVIYGTISEYQKNTKRDFPFPLIYLVLPLVLPRQIRTEISSRTQLTNWVQKHQELIYNLGKRVRDLVEITNEAVEFMMQAGYIRLNDSGELSKVLTAGALSKTKHIDPEVAECLQKAEHVGRWFAGAGKVEIIYTCLGVRP
- a CDS encoding PadR family transcriptional regulator; the encoded protein is MSSIDLVILGIVLEKPQSAYDIQKDVEYHHFSRWTKISVPSIYRKVLQLSEKGYLQSDIVKGDKFADKVIYSITDKGRAYFKELMASCAAGSVPLLFDFNVVITNLNKMDKAEAMELLSTLRQSIQSSTELIEGYAQEFSDIPLLGRTIFEQQRLLYRALLEWLDHFEGRFLQE
- a CDS encoding metallophosphoesterase family protein; amino-acid sequence: MAALAAIISDTHGLLRPQVLERLKRCDCIVHAGDFDDEDTLDWLGELAPLYAVQGNNDWELARRLPLSLRFRIEGLNFFMAHRLADVPTDLDDVDAVIFGHSHRYCEALRGGVLWLNPGSCGRRRFGLELSFAMMRVDGRNYRIEKIALPADLK